The window ACGACCGTCGTGGACGTCCCGGACCCCACGTTGTAAACGCCCCGCGCGGCGGGGTGCAGCGCGGCCAGCCGTGTCGCCTCGACGACGTCGTCGACGAAGACGAAATCCCGGCTCTCCCGTCCGTCTTCGAAGACATTGACCTCGGCACCGCGACGGAGGATCCCGGAGAAGATCGACAGGATGCCGGTGTACGGGTTCGTCAGCGACTGACCCGGGCCGTACACGTTCTGGTACCGAAGCGCCACGGCTTCGATACCGATCGCCGGGGCCGCCGTCGTCACGAGAGCCTCCTGCACGTGCTTCGTTATCCCATACACGCTCGAAGGGCGCGGCGGTGCCGATTCAGTCGTGGGAACGGGCAGGAGAACGTCCTCCCCAGATAGGTGGACGTCGAAATCGCCGCGAACGAGGTCGGCTTCCGCGCGCGGGCCGGGGTGCACGATGCGCCCGTCCGCTGTGCGGTAGGCGCCTTCACCGTAGACGGCTCGGGAGGATGCGACGACGATCCGTCGCACGGTGTGGCGCGTGTTCGCGAGCACGTCGAGGAGGCGCGCCGTGCCACCTGCGTTGGTCTGCACGTAGCGGTCGATCTCGTACATCGACTGGCCCGTGCCAGTGTCGGCGGCGAGATGCACGACGACGGTCGTCCCTCGCAATGCCGCTTGCAGAGCGGTCCACGAGAGCACGTTGCCTTGGATGAGTTCGACCGGTGCCGGAAGCGAAGCTCTGCCCGGGCGAGCACCGTGCACCTGCTCGCTGAGAGAGTCAAGCACCCGCACCTCGTGGCCCTCGGCCAGGAGCCGCGCGGCGAGCCGGCTTCCGATGAATCCGGCACCACCGGTGATCAGGATGCGTTCGATCATGATGTCTCCTGGTGTCGCTCGAACTCGCACGGCGCGGGGAGGAGGGCGGCGAAGGCGACCGCGAGACGGGCGCGGGCGGGCTCGAAGTCGAGCGGGCCGTCGTTGAGGCAGACGATGGGCGTGCGCGCGCCGGCGATCACAGCGCAGGCGTGGGCGATCGAGGCGTCGTCCAGCTGTATGAACGTGCCGTACCGACGCGGGTTCGCGGGGGCGAAGGCGTTCTCGCACAGCGCCCACCATGCGAACAGGAACACGTTGACATCGGTGAAGCTGCGGAACGTCGAGCGGCAGGTGCGCTCCAGTTGCGCACCGGCTTCGTCCCAGACGCGGGCCATCGTCGCGCGCCGCATCGGCAAGGGCAGGTGGTGGCTGAGGAAACCGGTGAACTTCGGCCACGGTGCGAGCGCGAGGTTCTGCAGCACGCCCCGGCCGTAGCGCGGCGTGAACCAGCGGCGCGGCGAGGTGCGGATCACCTTCCGCTTGGCGAAGCGGGCGTTGAGGAGGTGGACGTCGTTGAGCATCGCGTGCGAGACGTTGTCGCCCAGCGAGAGGGCGTTCATGACGGCGAATCCGACGGGCAGGTCGCCGCGGAAGAAGTGGGTCTGGTCGATCGGACGGAGCACGAACATGTCGTCGTTGAACGAGACGAAGCGGTCGGCGAGGCCCTCGATGCGGTGGAGGTTGAGTTCGATCGTGCGGGAGTTGAAGGTCGGGAGGTACTCGCGGGGGATGAAGTCCTCGTGCCGCACGATCCGCACGCGGGGATGGGTCGTGTCGAGCCAGTCCGGCGGTGGTGACTGCGTCACGAGGTGCACCGTGCCCACCCAGGGGCAGTGCGCCGCGATGCCGCGGAACCAGAAGCGCAGCAGGTCCCAGTCGCGGAAGCGATCCGACGAGGCGACGTCCGACGGGTCGGCGGCGGAACGTGCGAGGTGCTCGTCGCGCAGCGCACGCCACGCGGCGTCGCGGTCGTCGACCCACGTGACCACGACGTCGACGGGCGCGATCATCGCGCACCTGCCGGGTGGACTCTGTAGTCCGCGACGGGGTCGCTCCCGGGGGTGGGCGGCGCGCCGGAGCGCACGGCGACGAGCAGGATGAGGATCGCGGGCAGGTACGCGGGGACTTGAGCGCCCAGTGGTCCGCGCAGCACGCCGAACATCGCCATCGACACGAGCGGCGCGAGCATCGCCCACTTCGACAGCGGGGCATGCAGCCATGCGGAGTCGACCCTCGAGGCGAGCATGCCGAGCAGCACCATGCCGACGATGATGCCCACCCCACCGAACTGCAGGTACAGCTCGGCATGGATGGGAAGCGAGAGATTCGTGAAGCTGTAGCCGGCGTGCGTGGCGACATCGGCCGAGGCGATCGTGGCCTTGTCGGGCCAGACGGAGCGCGGCACGAAGAAGAGAACCGCTGACAGGAGGTGATGGCCGGCGGCGAGACCGTGCGTCTGCACGTACGACAGGGTGTTCACGACCTGTTGGAAACCGTCGAAGTCGGCCGATGCGAATGTGTCGGCCGTGACCTCGGCGGCCGAGAACGAGCCGCGCCGGAAAGCGCTCGCGAGCGGATACAGCAGCAGCGTCGCGACCGCCCCCACGGCGAGGAAGACGAAGCCGGCGCCCGGCGTGCGCGGGCGCAGTGCCGCGAGCACGAACGCGCCGAATGCGAGCAACGCGATGAAGCGCGTCTGCGAGAGCGGATTGGCGAAGAGGATGAGGCCGACGAACCCGACGAGGAAGAGCCCCAGCTCGTGCACGTGGACGCGCGCGAAGCTCCTCGCGGCAAGTTGCAGGCGGTACAGGCCCAGGAGCGTCGCCGCGATCGCAAGGCCCGACGGGAGCACCGTGTACAGCGCGTACACCACGCCGCCCGCATCGGAGAGCGACCCACCCGCCGCGTCGAGCGCATCGCCGCGCTCGGTGCGGCTCGCGAAGAGACTGTCCAGTCCCAGCACCCGGACGGCGTTGAGCCCGACGAGCATGAGAGCGGCCACGACGAGAGCGTGCACACCTGGGCGTATCGACGCACGCGCCGCCAGACTCGGACGACTCGCGCGCGCGCGGGTCGCGAGGTCACCGATCGAGAAGCACGCGATCGCGAGTGCCGTGAGCACGAGCGCGAGGTGCACAGCGGCGGGATCGGCCAGCGCCCGCGTGTCGCCCCACGCCACCCTTCCCAGGGTCAGCTGGGCGATCGGACCGACTCCCAGCCACGCGAACCAGAAGAGATAGAACGCCGCGGCGGCGGGTCGCAGCCCGTGCGCGGCCGACTGCACGGCACCTGTCAGTGCGATGAGTGCGGAGAAGCTCGCCAGCCCCAGCGCGACCGGGTCCGAAGGCTCACCGACGAGGAGGACGATGAACGCCGCGCCGAGCAGCACGAGGGGCGGCACCCAGGGATTGATGTTCATGGCCGGCTGCCGCCCGCGACTGCCGCTCGGGTCTCCTCGGCGCAGCGCGCCCACGACCGCGCTGCCGTGGCGTGCCCCGGCGCGTCCCGCACGGCCGCCAGGATCGCTTCGGCAATGCTCCGCGGGTCGGGCGCCGAGACCCGCACGGCGCGTCCATGAATGGTGTGCAGGCCGCTGTCGGCCGCCGCGATGACCGGGATGCCGAAGTAGCCGGCCTCCACGACGGGGAAGCCGAAGCCCTCGTCGGACGAATTGAGGACGACGGCCGACGCGGTCGCGAGGAGTCGATGGTACTCCTGATCCGGAACGAATCCGGGCAGTCGCACGCGGTGCGCGATACCGCACGATGCGGCGAGCTGCTCGAGCGACTGCCGGTACCGTCCCTGAGCGCCGAGCACCCACAGCGTGCCGTCGGGCACGAGGGCGAGCGCCCGGATGACGGCCTCCGGGCGCTTGTTCGGCAAATGGCCGTAGGTGACGAGCGTCACCTCGTCACCGGGGCGGCGCACGACCGCTCGCCACCGGCGCGGGTGGTCGGCGCCGTTCTCGACGACGACCAGACGGCGCGGACGGGCATGGCGGCGCGACTCCGCCGCCGTCCTGTCGGAGATCGCGATGGTGGTGCCCGCTGTCCGGGCCGACCATCGCCAGAGTCGCCGGTACCATCGCTGCGCGACCCCGAACTCACCCGGGCGACTCTCGTGGCGCCAGTCGTGCACGACGACGGCGCGGTGACGCGCGGGCACGAGGGGTGAGGCCAGGGGGCTCAGCGACACGAGGGCGTCCGCGCGGGAGCGGTGGAACACCACGCCCGACGAGACGAGCTGGGTCCATGCCCTCGCGGCGCTCGAACCGCTCCGAACGACGCGCACCGCGATGTTCGGATGACCGACGAACGCGTCCGCTGCCCAGGGGCCGGCGATCACGGTGATCGCGTCATCGGGGTTGCCCGCCGCCCACGAGGCCACGAGTTCGCGGGCGTACAGGTTCATGCCGCCCGAGCGGTCGGGCGAGCCCATCGCGTCGATGACGACCCGCATGCTAGCCCTCGACCCGTGCCGACTCGAGGATCGTCGAGGTCCATGCGGCCAGTGAGTGATCCTCGAATCCCGGCGGCGTCGTGCCCCGGGCAGGGAGGCCCTCGATGAAGGCGGCGACGACCGCGGGGTTCACGCGGGAGGCTTCGGCGGGCACGACGAGCACGCGCGCGGGGTCGTGGAAGTACTCGTCGCGGATCGAGCCGTTGGCAGTGATGAGTGCGGCACCGCTCGCGAGCACTTCGAAGGTCCGCATCGTCAGCCCCGTCTGGCCGGGGCGCTGCAGGTCGACGACGGCCTTCGACCTGCGCATCGTGTCTGCCACAGTCCCGATGGTGAGGGGCGTCGTGCGGATGGCGGATCGGGGGATGCCGCGATACCGCGCAGAGAGGAGCTTGCGAGCCCAGAAGTACCAGGCTGCAGGGGAATAGAAGAAGAGGATGCGCCGTTCCGGCGGAACCGCTGCGGCGACCGCGTGCACGAACGCGTGCCGATCGCCGTGAAGTGTGCCGACGAACGAGAGGTCGAGATCGCGGGGTGCCTCTCCGGGATGGAACTCGGGCCGGTAGAAGAGGGGAAGGTAGGCGACCGACGGGCGGCGCCGCGCGTCGACCGGGTCGAAGGAGAACGCCCTGTCGAACAGGGGGAGCAGGGTGATCCCGCGCGGACTGTTCGAGGATGAGTCGAACGTGTAATAGACGAATCGCGTCGTCGGGCTCCGCCACCGCAGGGTGGTGAGGAACCACTCCGGCACGACCTCGCCTTTGATGACGAGGACGAGATCAGGCGGAGTCGCCTGCGTACGTGCCAGCAGCGCCGCGAAGTGACGGCGGATACGCCCGCGCAGCAGGAAAGGGGCGACCCGCACGATCGCGCGTGCGAGCGGCGCGTTCGACGGACGCTCGTCGACGAGGTCGACCTCGTGGCCCTGCGCCCGGATCTCACCGGCGATCGCCTCTTCGTAGCCGAAGAACGACGGTGCGATCATCAGTACGCGCACTAGTGGGCCGACTCTCCGGGCGACACGACGGCCTTCACGGTCTTGGCGAGAATTGCGGCGTCGCCCACGAGCGACCAGTTCTCGACGTAGGAGAGGTCGAGGCGCACGGCATCCTCCCAGTCGAGGCTCGAGCGTCCGCTCACTTGCCACAGCCCCGTCATCCCCGGGCGGATGAGAAGGCGCCGCCGCGCGGCCTCCGAGTAGAGGGCCACCTCGGCATCCACCTGCGGGCGCGGCCCGACGAGGCTCATCGATCCGCAGAGCACGTTGATCAGCTGCGGGAACTCGTCGATCGAGTATTTGCGCAGGAATCGGCCCACCGCAGTGATGCGAGGGTCCTCACGCACTTTGAACAGAGGCTGGCCTGCCGCGCCCTGCGTCGCGAGCAGAGCCGCCAGCTCGGCGTCGGCGCCGACCTGCATCGTGCGGAACTTCAGGATGTGGAAGGGCTCTGCGTTGCGGCCGATGCGGCTTTGGCGGTACAGCGCAGGCCCGGGACTGGTCGCCTTGACCGCCGCCGCGACGACCAGGAGCGCGGGCACGAGCACGACGACGAGCGAGGCAGAGCACACGATGTCGAACAGCCGTTTGGCCACGCGCTGTCCGCGGGAGAGGGCGGGCCGCTCGACGTGGATGAGCGGCAGCCCGGCGACGGGTCGTGTGCGAATGCGCGGTCCGCTGATGTCGACGATGCTCGGCGCGAGTACGAGATGCTGGCCACCCGACTCGAGCGCCCACGAGATCTGCTTCACGCGGTCGGGGGGAAGATCGTCCGTGCCGGTGATGGCGACGGTATCGGCGCCGCTGCGGTGCAGAGCCTCCAGCACGGACCCGAGGTCTCCCACGATCGGGATGCCGGTCCCTGCCACCGTGCGCCCGACGGCGCCGGAAACGCATGCTCCCACCACCGTGTAGCCCGCTTCGGCGTTGCGCGAGAGCTCCCGTGCGATCTGCGCGACGGATTCCTCGCACCCCACGAGGAGCACCCGCGCGTTGTACAGGCCCATGCGGCGGTGCGCGACCAGCCATTGGCGCCAGAGCCAACGGCCGATGACGAGCGTCACGATCCCCGTCGGCAGCGCGAGGATGAGGTACCCCCGTGCGATGTCGACGCGCAGCAGGAAGGCCACGATCGCGACCGCGCCGAAGACGCGCAGACTCGCGTCGGCGACGCGGACGTACTCTGTCATGCCCGTACCGATCACCTTGTCGCTGCGCGACTCGATGAGCCCCAGCATCAACATCCATGCGGCTACGAGCACTGCCGAGAAGATCCAGTAGTCGATCTCGGCGGGTCCGGAGACGAGGGGCGGCTGGAGCCCCAGCCACGCGATCTGCGTGCCGTACACGACCCAGACCAGGATGAGCGCATCGGTCATCCACAGCCGCACGGTGTAGGCCTCACGCCAGCGCGCGCCGGCGGATCCTCGCACGGCGGAGCGCGGCGGTGTCAGCGCCAAAGCCCCCAACTTCGCTTCCCACGTCACATTCGAACCCCTCGACCCGATCCCCAACGGTCGTCGTGTATAGAGATTCGCCGGATTTCTCCTGTGCGTCAAGTGCGGAAAATGCTAATTCTTCCTGGAGTCGGGATGCCGGCTCCGAATGATCATCACGTCGTCGCGTTATTTCTCCGAGTCGGCGTGCCGGTCTCCGTACCGGTAGCCGAACGCGTGCTGGGCGTCGGGCCCTCGCAGCGGAACCATCGTCATCACGATGCCTGCCGTCTTCGCGCCGACAGTGTCGAGCGTCGCGAGGGCGGCCGCGAGCTGCGTCGTCTTGGTGCGGCCGGCTGCGACGACGACGATGGCGCCGCCAGTCTCCTTCGCGAGGATCGCGGCATCCGTCACCGGGAGCAGGGGCGGCGCATCCAGCAGCACGATGTCGAACTCGCGCTCCAGGGCGGTCAACAGCGAGCGCATCCGCGCGGAGTCGAGGAGCTCGCTCGGATTGGGTGGGATCGTGCCGGCCGGGAGCACTCGCAGGTTGCTCGTGCGCCACGGGGCCAGGAGCTCTTCGGCAGTGGCGCGGCCGATGAGCACGTCGGTCAGCCCCGCACCGCCCTCGATGCCGAGCAGGGCGGCGACCCGGGGCCGGCGCAGATCCGCGTCGACGAGTGCGACAGTGCGTCCCGCGTCGGCGAGCACGGTCGCGAGGTTGATGAGCGTCGTCGACTTGCCCTCGCCGGCCTCGCTCGAGGTGATGACGAAAGACGGCCGGGTGTCCAGATCGAGGAACTGCAGATTCGTGCGCAGCGCACGGAATGCCTCGGCGCGCGGACCGAGCGGCTCATCCTGCACGATGAGGGGACGCTCCTTCGCCTTCCGGTCGAAGGGGATCATGCCCAGGAGGGGCCGGTCGGAGACGGCGACCAGATCGCGGGCGCTGGAGATGCGCGTGTCGAGCGCCGTCCGCAGGACGACGGCGCCCATGCCGACGGCGGCTCCGATGAGTCCGCCGATCAACAGGTCCAGTCGCACGTTGGGGCCCGACGGCGATTGCGGCGCCCGTGCAGCGTGCACCGGCGTCAGGCGTACGGGGCTCGGCGTACCGCCGCTGCCGTCGGCGGACTCGAGCGCCTCGACCGTCGCGGCGAGCGATGCCGCCACTGCGTTGGCGGTGTCGGCGGCGCGTTCGGGGTCGGTGTCGGTGACGGCGATCGTGATCAGAGACGTGTTCGGCACCACCGTTGCCCGCACGCGGGCCGCGAGATCGGCGGACTCGACGTCGACTTCGAGCGTTTCGACGGCAGGATCGAGCACGATCGGTGTCGTCACCAGGTTCGCGTAGGTCGCCACACGCGACTGGGTGAAGCTCGACCCCTGCTCGAGTTCGGCGATGCTCTCGCCCGCCTGGCTCGAGACGAAGACCGTGCTCTGCGCGCGGTACTCGGGGGTGCGCGACAGTGACCAGGCCGCGGCGACGCCGACCCCCAGCAAAGTGACGGCGACGATAATCGCCCAGTTCCTGCGCAGAATCCGGACGTACTCCCTGAGCTCCATGACGCCCCCTCGTCCGGTCTTCCGGGTATTGTGCCACACCGCCTGGGCGGGTTTCGGGGGCGTCGCTCGCAATCCAGGTTGAGCGAACCTGGTGAATGTCTGAATCTAAGCTGGTGATTACCTCTGGCCGGGAGTAGCATTGCCGCACTCGACGCGGCGGGGGCCGCGTCCGAGGGGTTGCAGGCATCGAACTGGGGGACTCATGCTCAAGAGGATTGCTTCCGTCATCGGAATCAGCGGCGCTCTCATCATCATGACGGCGGGCGCCGCCGTCGCGCAGACCTATCCACCCGACGTCACCTGCGAGGTGCAGGATCCCACGATCTCGCCCGGCCAGTCGACTGTCGTCGAGTGCGGTGGGGACGGGACGATCGAGCCCGGAACATCGGCCGTGTTCACTGTGAGCGGGCCCGGCGTGTCCACCGGGACGCTGTCCGCGGTCTTCGCCGCTGTCGGCACCACCCAGGTGACCAAGACCGCGTCGGGCAGCGGCATCCTGTCGGCGACCTTCACGGCACCGCAGGTGACCGAGACCGAAACCTACACGGTCAGCGTCAGCGATACCGCCGGCACGTTCGCGGCGACGGCGTCGATCACGGTGACCGGCGCGACTGCCGCCGAGGGCGGCGGGGGGCTGCCGGGAACAGGCGGGACGGTGCCGACCGCGTTGATCTGGGTCGGTGCAGGCGCGCTGGGCATCGGCGGTGTTGCGCTCACGGCGGCGCTGGCACGGCGGCGTGAGCGGAGCCGGTAGGTTCACCGCGTCGAGCGCGACCCGCCGCGCAGCGGTGGCGGGCGGCAGGCAACGCGACCCCGGCGCAGTCCACCGCGCCGGCCCGCGCTACACAAGTCCATGGCGCGCCCTCGCCGTTGCCGCGGCCGGCTTCGTGCTCACCGTCATCGCGGTGATGTGGCCGCCGTTCGTCGCGGGGTGGACGCCCGCTGCGCTTGCCGCTGCGCTGGTCGTGCTGACGATGGCGCCGCTCGCCGTCGCCGTCGTCATCGCGGGGAGCGGCGCCCGGAGCCGGGCGCGTCCGCTCAGGGGCGTCTGGCGCTGGTCGTGGAGCGACCTGGCAGCGGGAGCGTGTGCGGGGCTCGGGCTGAGGGCCGCCGTCGAGATCCTCACACCTACGGCTTCCCAGGCATCCGGATTCGTCGCCTCGACACAAGCGGTCGCCGTCACGCTGGTCGCCGCCGTGGTCCTCGCGCCGATCGTGGAGGAGGCGTTCTTCCGTGGTCTCGTGCTCGGTGCCGTGACCGACGTCCTGTCGCGCTCGATCGGGCGGACAGCGTCGGCCGTCGTCGCGATAACGGTGTCGACGGCGGCGTTCGTCGCGCTGCACGCGGTCGCGGGCGGCCTGCGCGCTGACCTCCTGCTCGCCGCGACGCTCACGGGCATCGTGTGCGGCACTCTCGCCGTGCTCACGGGTCGGATCGTCGCGCCGATCGCGGCGCACGTCGTCTTCAACGGCGTCGGGGCGGCGCTTCCGCTGATATAGCAGCCCGGTGGTATCCCCAGGAGAAATTCTCCTGAGCTGCAGTAAAGGAGCAGCTAAATGTGGATCTCAGACGGGGAATCCCCCTATCTTTGCTCCCACACCACCTTGGGGGGCCGGTATGGGGAATCCAGCAGCGCGTCGGCGTGAGAGCGCCTCGCGGGGCGCGCGCATCGCGATCACGGCGACGGTGATCGTCCTGTGGTTCGCGATCTTCCTTGGAGGCGGGCGGATGTTCAGCCAGCTCAACGACCTGGGCACCAACGATCGTGTGCACTTCCTGCCCGACAGTGCCGAGTCGACGCAGGTCGACCGACTCGACGACGAGTTCCGGGTGCAGGGGTATTCGTACGCGGTTGCGGTCTTCACCTTCGACGAACCGCTCGATGACCATGCGGCGCCGCTGATCGAACGGCAAGTTCAGCGGATGCCGCAGATCGAGGGACTGGCGCTGTTCCGGTCGACTCCGCTCATCGTCTCGGACGACCGGCTCGCCGCGGAGTTCGTCATCCCCGTCGACTCGCAGGGCGCACTGGACGAGACGGTCGCGCAGCTGCGGACAGGGCTGCAGGAAGCGGTGCCGGATGCAACGGCCGTCTACATCACGGGCGGGGCGGGCTTCGCCGCCGACGTCATCGCCGCCTTTTCCGGCATCGACGGGCTACTCCTCCTCGCCGCACTCGGGGCGGTGCTGCTCATCCTGATCACCGTCTACCGCTCGCCGCTCCTGCCCCTCATCGTGGTCTTCACGAGCTTGGCCGCGCTGTGCGGGGCCGTGCTCGTCGTCGCGGGTCTCGCTCGTTCTGGTGCCGTGCTCCTCGCCGGCCAGACTCAGGGGATCCTGCTCATCCTGGTGGTCGGGGCGAGCACCAACTACGCGCTTCTGTACATCAGTCGCTACACCGAGGCGCTCGCGCGCGGGCGGTCGAAGTGGGACGCCACGTGGGATGCGCTGAAGGGGTGCTGGAAGCCGATCCTCGCATCCGGCCTTACGGTCATCGCGGCGCTCATGGTGCTGCTGGTGAGCGAACTCGGCTCGAATCGCACCCTCGGGCCGATCGCGTCGATCGGGATCGCCTTCGCGCTCCTGGCCACGTTCACCCTCCTGCCCGCCCTTCTGATGTGGGCAGGCCGCGCCGCGTTCTGGCCGCGTCGGCTCGTCGCCCACGAACAGCACGCGGACGTCGTGGCGGGCGCTGGTCTGTGGCCGCGCGTCGCGCGCTTCGTCGCGCGCCGGCATCGCAGGGTGTGGATCGTCACCGGTCTCGCCCTCATCGTCATGGCGCTGGGACTCACCCAGCTACGCG is drawn from Microbacterium sp. zg-B96 and contains these coding sequences:
- a CDS encoding MMPL family transporter, producing the protein MGNPAARRRESASRGARIAITATVIVLWFAIFLGGGRMFSQLNDLGTNDRVHFLPDSAESTQVDRLDDEFRVQGYSYAVAVFTFDEPLDDHAAPLIERQVQRMPQIEGLALFRSTPLIVSDDRLAAEFVIPVDSQGALDETVAQLRTGLQEAVPDATAVYITGGAGFAADVIAAFSGIDGLLLLAALGAVLLILITVYRSPLLPLIVVFTSLAALCGAVLVVAGLARSGAVLLAGQTQGILLILVVGASTNYALLYISRYTEALARGRSKWDATWDALKGCWKPILASGLTVIAALMVLLVSELGSNRTLGPIASIGIAFALLATFTLLPALLMWAGRAAFWPRRLVAHEQHADVVAGAGLWPRVARFVARRHRRVWIVTGLALIVMALGLTQLRADGSPSSEYVMGQSQARDGLAVLAEHYPAGSGTPVVVVVDAPRMLEVTAAILQVEGVDHTRVATLGGPTPVTPDGIQPFAAGSGIALAPLVIDNRVLLEATLDHAPDTPEAEAVVRELRTALDRVGADVLVGGQTAIDVDANEAALRDRGVIIPLVLLAIFAVLVALLRSLVAPVIVIGSVALSYGAALGVSAIVFNELFGFSGADPTVPLFAFVFLIALGVDYNIFLMARAREETVVHGARAGILRSLVLTGGVITSAGVVLAATFAALGVLPLLFLTQIAFIVAFGVLLDTFVVRTLLVPALVYDLDFRSWWPSAHAVRPAPVVATQPEREHASV
- a CDS encoding type II CAAX endopeptidase family protein, with protein sequence MSGAGRFTASSATRRAAVAGGRQRDPGAVHRAGPRYTSPWRALAVAAAGFVLTVIAVMWPPFVAGWTPAALAAALVVLTMAPLAVAVVIAGSGARSRARPLRGVWRWSWSDLAAGACAGLGLRAAVEILTPTASQASGFVASTQAVAVTLVAAVVLAPIVEEAFFRGLVLGAVTDVLSRSIGRTASAVVAITVSTAAFVALHAVAGGLRADLLLAATLTGIVCGTLAVLTGRIVAPIAAHVVFNGVGAALPLI
- a CDS encoding sugar transferase, whose amino-acid sequence is MTWEAKLGALALTPPRSAVRGSAGARWREAYTVRLWMTDALILVWVVYGTQIAWLGLQPPLVSGPAEIDYWIFSAVLVAAWMLMLGLIESRSDKVIGTGMTEYVRVADASLRVFGAVAIVAFLLRVDIARGYLILALPTGIVTLVIGRWLWRQWLVAHRRMGLYNARVLLVGCEESVAQIARELSRNAEAGYTVVGACVSGAVGRTVAGTGIPIVGDLGSVLEALHRSGADTVAITGTDDLPPDRVKQISWALESGGQHLVLAPSIVDISGPRIRTRPVAGLPLIHVERPALSRGQRVAKRLFDIVCSASLVVVLVPALLVVAAAVKATSPGPALYRQSRIGRNAEPFHILKFRTMQVGADAELAALLATQGAAGQPLFKVREDPRITAVGRFLRKYSIDEFPQLINVLCGSMSLVGPRPQVDAEVALYSEAARRRLLIRPGMTGLWQVSGRSSLDWEDAVRLDLSYVENWSLVGDAAILAKTVKAVVSPGESAH
- a CDS encoding stealth conserved region 3 domain-containing protein produces the protein MIAPVDVVVTWVDDRDAAWRALRDEHLARSAADPSDVASSDRFRDWDLLRFWFRGIAAHCPWVGTVHLVTQSPPPDWLDTTHPRVRIVRHEDFIPREYLPTFNSRTIELNLHRIEGLADRFVSFNDDMFVLRPIDQTHFFRGDLPVGFAVMNALSLGDNVSHAMLNDVHLLNARFAKRKVIRTSPRRWFTPRYGRGVLQNLALAPWPKFTGFLSHHLPLPMRRATMARVWDEAGAQLERTCRSTFRSFTDVNVFLFAWWALCENAFAPANPRRYGTFIQLDDASIAHACAVIAGARTPIVCLNDGPLDFEPARARLAVAFAALLPAPCEFERHQETS
- a CDS encoding NAD-dependent epimerase/dehydratase family protein → MIERILITGGAGFIGSRLAARLLAEGHEVRVLDSLSEQVHGARPGRASLPAPVELIQGNVLSWTALQAALRGTTVVVHLAADTGTGQSMYEIDRYVQTNAGGTARLLDVLANTRHTVRRIVVASSRAVYGEGAYRTADGRIVHPGPRAEADLVRGDFDVHLSGEDVLLPVPTTESAPPRPSSVYGITKHVQEALVTTAAPAIGIEAVALRYQNVYGPGQSLTNPYTGILSIFSGILRRGAEVNVFEDGRESRDFVFVDDVVEATRLAALHPAARGVYNVGSGTSTTVVEVVEALAAAFDVEARMRISGTYRAGDIRHSIADSGRIHRVLGWMPTTTFAAGVRLFAEWVRDQPADPDGYERSLVEMSARGLFK
- a CDS encoding glycosyltransferase; the protein is MRVVIDAMGSPDRSGGMNLYARELVASWAAGNPDDAITVIAGPWAADAFVGHPNIAVRVVRSGSSAARAWTQLVSSGVVFHRSRADALVSLSPLASPLVPARHRAVVVHDWRHESRPGEFGVAQRWYRRLWRWSARTAGTTIAISDRTAAESRRHARPRRLVVVENGADHPRRWRAVVRRPGDEVTLVTYGHLPNKRPEAVIRALALVPDGTLWVLGAQGRYRQSLEQLAASCGIAHRVRLPGFVPDQEYHRLLATASAVVLNSSDEGFGFPVVEAGYFGIPVIAAADSGLHTIHGRAVRVSAPDPRSIAEAILAAVRDAPGHATAARSWARCAEETRAAVAGGSRP
- a CDS encoding polysaccharide biosynthesis tyrosine autokinase, with the protein product MELREYVRILRRNWAIIVAVTLLGVGVAAAWSLSRTPEYRAQSTVFVSSQAGESIAELEQGSSFTQSRVATYANLVTTPIVLDPAVETLEVDVESADLAARVRATVVPNTSLITIAVTDTDPERAADTANAVAASLAATVEALESADGSGGTPSPVRLTPVHAARAPQSPSGPNVRLDLLIGGLIGAAVGMGAVVLRTALDTRISSARDLVAVSDRPLLGMIPFDRKAKERPLIVQDEPLGPRAEAFRALRTNLQFLDLDTRPSFVITSSEAGEGKSTTLINLATVLADAGRTVALVDADLRRPRVAALLGIEGGAGLTDVLIGRATAEELLAPWRTSNLRVLPAGTIPPNPSELLDSARMRSLLTALEREFDIVLLDAPPLLPVTDAAILAKETGGAIVVVAAGRTKTTQLAAALATLDTVGAKTAGIVMTMVPLRGPDAQHAFGYRYGDRHADSEK